The following are encoded together in the Campylobacter devanensis genome:
- a CDS encoding molybdopterin guanine dinucleotide-containing S/N-oxide reductase, translating into MKTNRREFLKLGAALSLAPMLPSNLFAGPNTQVVKNGEIFTAAHWGMLKATVKNGKIISSKPYQTLSKIPNPLQDTMADLVYKTRITAPMVRKSYLENPDSPKPELRGIDEWVEVKYEDAIKLVARELKKTREQKGMQSIFAGSYGWYSSGKLHNPRILLHRFMNLSGGFVGTLGDYSTGASQVIMPHVVGSIEVYEQQTSWPVVLEHSKVVVLWGMNPISTLRIAWSATDDQGFKYFEQLRDSGKEIIIIDPLWSETGKFFGDKAKWIAPRPNTDTAMMLGMAHHLYTTGKYDKEFIANYTTGFDKFLPYLLGKSDKTPKSAKWASKICGLKESVIKNLAETIYANRTMLMSGWAMQRAHHGEQPHWMLVTLASMLGQIGLPGGGFGLSYHYSNGGAPTCAGGVLGGINAASVGIVENGKYKGLASQAKGDESAQSWLNAGTDYAFPVARVAEAILNPGKTLEHNGTKITYPDIDFIYWAGGNPITQHQDVNTNIKAWRRPRTVVVNEIYWTPTAKMADIVFPVTTQYERNDLTMTGDYSNQNIAPMKQVVEKQHGAKDDYQIFSDLAKAYADGLVEAFTEGGKTEMDWLEEFYNVAANAVNANTALGITMPNFDEWWNKNEPTTFAPTLESESWVRMAEFREDPILNALGTPSGLIEIYSDTIAAMNYDDCAAHPKWFEPVEWLGMKNKPAKFHLITVHPTDRLHSQQNNTSLRDNYAVANREPLLINTKDAAKLGIKNGDLVRVYNARGEALVGAEVSDDIISGVVRLREGAWYDGFDGGLCKNGCANTLTLDIPTSKLANGNISHTGLVNIEKYKGTAPELTAFKAPKGAKNS; encoded by the coding sequence ATGAAAACAAATAGAAGAGAATTTTTAAAATTAGGTGCTGCTTTAAGTCTTGCTCCAATGCTACCTAGCAATCTATTTGCTGGGCCAAATACACAAGTGGTTAAAAATGGTGAAATATTCACAGCAGCTCACTGGGGTATGCTAAAAGCTACAGTAAAAAATGGTAAAATTATAAGCTCTAAGCCATATCAAACTCTATCAAAAATCCCAAATCCGCTTCAAGATACAATGGCGGATTTGGTATATAAAACTAGAATAACAGCTCCAATGGTAAGAAAAAGCTACCTAGAAAACCCAGATAGTCCAAAACCAGAATTAAGAGGTATAGATGAGTGGGTAGAGGTAAAATACGAAGATGCTATTAAGCTAGTAGCAAGAGAGCTGAAAAAAACAAGAGAACAAAAAGGTATGCAAAGCATATTTGCAGGAAGTTATGGTTGGTATAGTAGTGGTAAATTACACAATCCTAGAATTTTGCTACATAGATTTATGAATTTAAGTGGCGGTTTTGTAGGAACCTTGGGTGATTATTCAACTGGAGCTAGTCAGGTTATTATGCCACATGTAGTTGGAAGTATTGAAGTTTATGAGCAACAAACTAGCTGGCCAGTAGTACTAGAACACTCAAAAGTTGTAGTTTTATGGGGTATGAATCCGATCTCAACGCTAAGAATTGCATGGAGCGCTACAGATGATCAAGGGTTTAAATATTTTGAGCAGTTAAGAGATAGCGGCAAAGAGATTATTATAATCGATCCATTATGGAGTGAAACTGGTAAATTCTTTGGCGATAAAGCCAAATGGATTGCACCAAGACCAAATACAGATACAGCTATGATGCTTGGTATGGCACATCACCTATATACTACAGGTAAATATGATAAAGAATTTATAGCTAACTATACAACTGGATTTGATAAATTCTTGCCATATCTACTAGGTAAAAGTGATAAAACTCCAAAATCAGCTAAATGGGCATCAAAAATTTGTGGCCTAAAAGAGAGTGTGATCAAAAATTTAGCTGAAACAATATATGCTAATCGTACAATGCTAATGAGTGGCTGGGCTATGCAAAGAGCTCATCACGGTGAACAACCTCACTGGATGCTCGTAACTTTAGCTTCTATGTTGGGTCAAATTGGCTTACCAGGCGGTGGGTTTGGTCTTAGCTATCATTACAGCAATGGCGGCGCTCCAACATGTGCTGGTGGTGTTTTAGGCGGTATAAATGCTGCAAGCGTAGGCATAGTAGAAAATGGAAAATATAAAGGTCTAGCTAGTCAAGCTAAAGGCGATGAATCAGCTCAAAGCTGGTTAAATGCTGGTACAGACTATGCATTTCCAGTAGCAAGAGTAGCTGAGGCTATTTTAAATCCAGGTAAAACTTTAGAGCATAATGGTACAAAAATAACATATCCAGATATTGATTTTATCTACTGGGCGGGTGGAAACCCTATAACTCAGCATCAAGATGTTAATACAAATATAAAAGCATGGCGTCGCCCAAGAACTGTTGTAGTAAATGAAATTTACTGGACTCCAACTGCCAAAATGGCTGATATCGTATTCCCAGTAACTACTCAATATGAAAGAAATGATTTGACAATGACTGGAGATTATTCAAATCAAAATATCGCTCCAATGAAGCAAGTAGTAGAAAAACAACATGGGGCAAAAGATGACTATCAAATCTTTAGCGATCTAGCTAAAGCCTATGCAGATGGCCTTGTAGAGGCATTTACAGAAGGTGGCAAAACTGAGATGGATTGGCTAGAAGAGTTTTATAATGTAGCTGCTAATGCAGTTAATGCCAATACAGCATTAGGTATTACTATGCCTAATTTTGATGAGTGGTGGAATAAAAATGAGCCAACTACATTTGCTCCAACTTTAGAGAGCGAAAGCTGGGTAAGGATGGCTGAATTTAGAGAAGATCCAATCTTAAATGCTTTAGGAACTCCATCTGGATTAATAGAAATTTATAGTGATACAATAGCGGCTATGAACTATGATGATTGTGCTGCACATCCAAAATGGTTTGAACCAGTTGAGTGGCTAGGAATGAAAAATAAACCGGCTAAATTCCATCTAATTACAGTTCATCCAACTGATAGATTGCATTCTCAGCAAAACAATACATCTTTAAGAGATAATTATGCTGTAGCAAATCGTGAACCGCTACTTATCAACACTAAAGATGCCGCTAAGCTAGGTATTAAAAATGGCGATCTAGTACGAGTATATAATGCTCGTGGTGAGGCATTAGTTGGTGCTGAGGTTAGTGATGATATTATCTCTGGTGTTGTAAGACTTAGAGAGGGTGCGTGGTATGATGGATTTGATGGTGGTCTATGTAAAAATGGATGCGCTAATACTCTAACGCTAGATATCCCAACTAGTAAATTAGCAAATGGTAATATTTCTCATACGGGTCTTGTAAATATAGAAAAATATAAAGGCACAGCCCCAGAACTCACAGCATTTAAAGCTCCAAAAGGTGCTAAAAATAGCTAA
- a CDS encoding response regulator yields MRVLIVENEIYLAQSIASKLSEFGYSCEIATHIFEALRDDKYDVVLLSTSFGANEFYKVIENHKNSIIILLISYISSDTVLNPIKAGVSDYIQKPFMIEELVRKIKFFESFKRYETLNETYRIMLESAMIVNKPASLDHKKIKLPLIISSSKIQISDGFVFSYAKESGLNCKIVDAKLGFDIKALLPNSFIYIRNIDELSLDARANMLDSLRGTPTIVHSASDHIGFNFMMLGEPRAAMMSDILSIDEYVKQMILLYQDILPDTEISKKLGISRKSIWERRKRHDIYRQK; encoded by the coding sequence ATGAGGGTTTTAATAGTAGAAAATGAAATTTACCTAGCTCAAAGTATCGCTAGCAAGTTATCTGAATTTGGCTATAGCTGTGAAATTGCTACTCATATATTTGAGGCTTTAAGGGATGATAAATATGATGTAGTTTTGCTCTCTACTAGCTTTGGGGCTAATGAATTTTATAAGGTTATAGAAAATCACAAAAATTCAATTATAATTTTATTAATTAGCTACATTAGCTCTGATACCGTGCTAAATCCTATTAAAGCTGGGGTGAGTGATTATATCCAAAAGCCATTTATGATAGAAGAGCTTGTTAGAAAGATTAAATTTTTTGAGTCTTTTAAGCGATATGAGACTTTAAATGAAACTTACCGCATTATGCTAGAATCGGCTATGATAGTTAATAAACCAGCTAGCTTAGACCATAAAAAGATTAAGCTACCATTGATTATTAGCTCTAGTAAAATTCAAATTAGCGATGGTTTTGTTTTTAGTTATGCTAAAGAGAGTGGATTAAATTGTAAAATTGTAGATGCTAAGCTTGGCTTTGATATTAAGGCTTTATTGCCAAATAGCTTTATATATATTAGAAATATTGATGAGCTTAGCTTAGATGCAAGGGCTAATATGCTTGATTCTTTGCGAGGTACGCCAACTATCGTTCATAGCGCAAGTGATCATATAGGATTTAATTTTATGATGCTAGGTGAGCCGCGTGCTGCTATGATGAGTGATATATTATCAATTGATGAGTATGTTAAGCAGATGATTTTATTGTATCAAGATATCTTGCCAGATACTGAGATATCAAAAAAACTTGGAATATCACGCAAATCAATATGGGAAAGAAGAAAAAGGCATGATATCTACAGACAGAAGTAA
- a CDS encoding bifunctional 2-C-methyl-D-erythritol 4-phosphate cytidylyltransferase/2-C-methyl-D-erythritol 2,4-cyclodiphosphate synthase gives MIDISLIMLGAGSSTRFGLPVKKQWLRSGDTPLWLKATRNISSNYNFKEIIVVSNECEYMSKFATNIKFIQGGATRQESLKNALNHINSDYVMVSDIARVDISQALIKRLIDNANLADCIVPVLKVSDTVAYGSEYINRDELKRIQTPQLSKTAVLKKALNSDKIYTDDSSAIAATCGKVWYIAGDERARKLTYKDDLKLINLDPPSSDIFCGNGFDVHAFCDGDHLNLGGVNIEFDRAFKAHSDGDVAIHALCDAILGAASAPDIGQLFPDNDMKFKGIDSKILLERSVDFIRSIGFEIVNVDLTIICEKPKISPYKDEMAQTLASVMGISRFRVNIKATTSEKLGFTGRSEGVAVIANANLKYFDWTRI, from the coding sequence TTGATTGATATATCTTTAATAATGCTAGGTGCGGGAAGCTCTACAAGGTTTGGATTGCCTGTTAAAAAGCAGTGGCTACGCAGCGGTGATACCCCATTGTGGCTAAAAGCGACTAGAAACATAAGCTCAAATTATAATTTCAAAGAGATTATTGTAGTTAGTAATGAGTGCGAATATATGTCCAAATTCGCTACTAATATAAAATTCATTCAAGGTGGCGCCACTAGGCAAGAGAGCCTTAAAAACGCTCTTAATCACATAAATAGCGATTATGTTATGGTAAGTGATATAGCTAGAGTGGATATAAGTCAAGCTTTGATAAAGCGGTTGATAGATAATGCGAATTTGGCTGATTGTATCGTGCCAGTTCTAAAAGTCAGCGACACAGTTGCTTATGGTAGTGAGTATATAAATAGAGATGAATTAAAGCGAATCCAAACCCCGCAACTCTCCAAAACTGCGGTATTAAAAAAGGCTTTAAATAGCGATAAAATTTACACAGATGATAGCTCGGCTATCGCTGCTACCTGCGGCAAGGTATGGTATATTGCTGGTGATGAGAGAGCTAGGAAACTAACATATAAAGATGATTTGAAGCTTATAAATCTTGATCCGCCTTCATCTGATATATTTTGCGGTAATGGCTTTGATGTCCATGCCTTTTGCGATGGTGATCATCTGAATTTAGGCGGTGTGAATATAGAATTTGATAGGGCTTTTAAGGCTCATAGTGATGGTGATGTAGCTATACACGCACTTTGTGATGCGATCTTAGGGGCGGCTAGTGCGCCTGATATTGGGCAGTTATTTCCAGATAATGATATGAAATTCAAAGGCATTGACTCTAAAATTTTGCTTGAAAGGAGTGTGGATTTCATCCGTTCTATTGGATTTGAGATTGTAAATGTGGATTTGACTATCATTTGTGAAAAGCCTAAAATCTCTCCATATAAAGATGAGATGGCTCAAACCTTAGCAAGTGTGATGGGTATAAGCAGATTTAGAGTAAATATCAAAGCCACAACAAGCGAGAAATTAGGCTTTACAGGGCGTAGCGAAGGGGTAGCTGTGATAGCAAATGCGAATTTAAAATATTTTGATTGGACTAGGATATGA
- the rplC gene encoding 50S ribosomal protein L3 produces MEYIVEKIGMSRTISNPSTPVTLLRLLPAKVCEVGENSRAIVAYAHTKTNNKAIKGQQKKYGLSSEFNQFATLSVANSEAGDLDTTPLNEAKVLKVSFNTKGRGFQGVIKRHGFSGGPASHGSRFHRRPGSIGNCEWPGRVQPGRKMAGHYGNEKTTVKNEVVSFDSANGILVLKGSVPGFNGAMGRVRIVK; encoded by the coding sequence ATGGAATATATCGTAGAAAAAATAGGTATGAGCAGAACTATCTCAAACCCAAGCACTCCTGTTACATTGCTTAGACTTTTACCAGCTAAAGTATGCGAAGTAGGCGAAAATAGCAGAGCTATCGTAGCTTATGCACACACAAAAACAAATAACAAAGCCATAAAAGGTCAGCAAAAAAAATATGGTTTAAGTAGCGAATTTAACCAATTTGCGACTCTAAGCGTAGCAAATAGCGAAGCTGGGGATTTAGATACTACTCCACTAAATGAAGCAAAAGTTTTAAAAGTTAGCTTTAATACAAAAGGTAGAGGCTTCCAAGGTGTTATAAAAAGACATGGATTTTCAGGTGGTCCTGCAAGTCATGGTTCGAGATTTCACCGCAGACCAGGTTCTATAGGTAACTGCGAATGGCCAGGCCGTGTCCAACCAGGTAGAAAAATGGCCGGACACTATGGTAATGAAAAAACTACCGTTAAAAACGAAGTTGTAAGCTTTGATAGTGCTAATGGAATTTTAGTATTAAAAGGCTCAGTTCCAGGATTTAATGGTGCGATGGGTAGAGTAAGGATAGTTAAATGA
- a CDS encoding cytochrome C: MKKLILASLLVSSTLSASMLYPTDVKPVYLAPDSKDIAGKLLPTNGIDVIEESGDKIKFSLKGFVNPAASNVIYYSNGERIIALSFAKTKTPKYEIIKKGETGKWDEVKVIAYTTKDNLEKDLKPMLDRAKQTYQESCSICHHLHKESQYNPNQWPSLFKSMLSRTPIDKKDEWLIIQYLQKASKGDVK; the protein is encoded by the coding sequence ATGAAAAAGTTAATATTGGCTAGCCTACTCGTATCTAGTACGCTTAGCGCTAGCATGCTATACCCTACAGATGTCAAGCCAGTATATCTAGCCCCAGACTCAAAAGATATCGCTGGTAAGCTTTTGCCAACAAATGGCATTGATGTAATCGAAGAATCAGGAGATAAGATCAAATTTAGCCTAAAGGGATTTGTAAATCCTGCTGCATCAAATGTTATATATTATAGTAATGGTGAGCGTATTATAGCATTATCATTTGCTAAAACTAAAACGCCAAAATATGAGATAATCAAAAAAGGCGAGACTGGTAAGTGGGACGAGGTTAAAGTAATAGCCTATACTACAAAAGATAACCTAGAAAAAGATCTAAAACCTATGCTAGATAGAGCTAAACAGACATATCAAGAGAGCTGTTCGATCTGTCATCATTTGCACAAAGAGAGTCAATATAACCCAAATCAATGGCCATCGCTATTTAAATCAATGCTATCACGCACGCCAATTGATAAAAAAGATGAATGGCTAATAATTCAATATCTACAAAAAGCTTCAAAAGGAGATGTAAAATGA
- the rpsJ gene encoding 30S ribosomal protein S10 produces MERIRLKLKAYDHRVLDRTVAAIVEAVKRTGADVRGPVPMPTKIKRYTVLKSPHVNKDSREQFEMRIHARMLDIVAATPDTVDSLTKLDLAPEVNVEVRAMGK; encoded by the coding sequence ATGGAAAGAATTAGGCTTAAGCTAAAAGCTTATGACCACAGAGTTCTAGACCGCACAGTTGCAGCCATTGTAGAAGCTGTCAAACGCACTGGTGCCGATGTTCGTGGGCCAGTACCTATGCCTACAAAGATTAAACGCTATACAGTGTTAAAATCTCCACATGTAAATAAAGATTCTCGTGAGCAATTTGAGATGAGAATTCACGCTCGTATGCTAGATATCGTAGCAGCTACGCCTGATACAGTTGATAGCCTAACCAAGCTTGACTTAGCTCCAGAAGTTAATGTCGAAGTTCGCGCTATGGGCAAGTAA
- a CDS encoding sulfate adenylyltransferase, translating to MISTDRSNIININQDTYGTLGLIKNQILGKFKRLMDANEAKSVYQTGYFRGEPMPYAYTFAPFGRRNQAVIRAIKQGQKLEFALNGNIVGHMVVSSVYKLENPYNSIFAAREIELDEDNKTGKYAVSGEFEIYDNNLAKIKENVLNRIKENNYQKVTALMLTADPFHRLHERLVRMTIDKADITIIFLICTLENRRNLDFKLRLKTLEYFVSNFLPNERVVIVPFENTYLFSNHINPVLECLAAYNFGATKLVVGQNHGGIGMFYDHNQPNTILDSVTKNLDIELIVMPELVYCNQCRTIVSIKTCPHGQHHHIKYKSDTLKELLFSGILPPAILMRKEISAMILSTLFPNRFENFQKICNDLFPNVGLLEDRTQNDFYLDLMSLYQTTSLT from the coding sequence ATGATATCTACAGACAGAAGTAATATTATAAATATCAATCAAGATACATATGGCACCTTAGGTCTTATCAAAAATCAAATTTTAGGTAAATTTAAAAGGCTTATGGATGCTAATGAGGCAAAAAGCGTTTATCAAACTGGATATTTTAGAGGTGAGCCTATGCCATATGCTTATACCTTTGCTCCATTTGGTAGGAGAAATCAAGCTGTAATTAGAGCTATAAAGCAGGGTCAAAAACTTGAATTTGCACTAAATGGAAATATAGTTGGTCATATGGTTGTCTCATCTGTTTATAAGCTTGAAAATCCTTATAATAGTATTTTTGCTGCTAGAGAGATTGAACTTGATGAAGATAATAAAACAGGTAAATACGCAGTTAGCGGCGAATTTGAAATTTATGATAATAATTTAGCTAAGATTAAAGAAAATGTTCTAAATAGAATAAAGGAAAATAACTATCAAAAAGTAACCGCCCTAATGCTCACAGCTGATCCATTTCACAGACTTCATGAAAGGCTAGTGAGAATGACTATTGATAAGGCTGATATCACTATAATTTTCTTGATTTGTACCCTTGAAAATAGGCGGAATTTGGATTTTAAATTGAGATTAAAAACCTTAGAATATTTCGTAAGCAATTTCTTGCCTAATGAGCGTGTGGTTATAGTGCCTTTTGAAAATACCTATCTATTTAGCAATCATATAAATCCGGTTTTGGAGTGCTTAGCAGCTTATAACTTTGGTGCGACGAAGTTAGTAGTAGGGCAAAATCACGGCGGTATCGGAATGTTTTATGACCATAATCAACCAAATACAATCTTAGATAGCGTAACAAAAAATTTGGATATAGAGCTTATAGTTATGCCTGAATTGGTCTATTGTAATCAGTGTAGAACGATTGTGAGTATCAAGACTTGTCCGCATGGCCAACACCATCATATCAAGTATAAATCCGATACGCTAAAAGAGCTTTTATTTAGTGGGATTTTGCCGCCTGCGATTTTAATGCGAAAGGAGATTTCAGCTATGATATTAAGCACGCTATTTCCAAATAGATTTGAAAATTTCCAAAAAATTTGTAATGATCTATTCCCTAATGTTGGGTTATTAGAAGATCGCACTCAAAATGATTTTTATCTAGATTTGATGAGTTTATATCAGACTACTTCGCTTACATAA
- a CDS encoding Crp/Fnr family transcriptional regulator, producing MNISRFDHENYTDFELLSSEDLALFRQAKYYTSELIYAQNIKFIILKSGQAKLSYINGANEFIINFINKGSIVLIDSDSVLEFLSDSEAMELNLCDVKELFENEKFSMAMVNSLIRTTIMTRQIVADIVFGSLESRIVSFLHNLADEQHMMVRDKKLVEIPFSIATLSNLLGAQRQSVSTIFNKLIKTGKLIKYGKSSYIIA from the coding sequence ATGAATATTAGCAGATTTGATCATGAGAATTATACGGATTTTGAGCTGCTTAGCAGCGAGGATTTAGCTCTATTTCGTCAGGCTAAATATTATACATCTGAGTTAATTTACGCACAAAATATTAAATTTATAATCCTAAAAAGTGGCCAAGCAAAGCTAAGCTATATAAATGGCGCAAATGAATTTATCATAAATTTTATCAATAAAGGTTCAATTGTCTTAATCGATAGCGATAGTGTTTTGGAGTTTTTAAGCGATTCTGAGGCAATGGAGTTAAATCTATGCGATGTAAAAGAGCTTTTTGAAAATGAGAAATTTAGTATGGCAATGGTAAATTCGCTAATTCGTACTACTATAATGACACGCCAGATTGTAGCTGATATAGTATTTGGTAGTTTAGAAAGCAGGATTGTAAGCTTTTTGCATAACTTAGCAGATGAACAGCATATGATGGTGCGGGATAAAAAGCTAGTTGAGATTCCATTTTCTATTGCTACGCTATCTAATCTTTTAGGAGCGCAACGCCAAAGTGTATCGACTATATTTAATAAACTTATCAAAACTGGAAAGCTTATTAAATATGGTAAAAGCAGCTATATAATAGCTTAA
- a CDS encoding AAA family ATPase, producing the protein MKIYQNRSQLLEQLNQICIQTLKEKPRLIVALTGLCGSGKSTLGKTIRKKGFGNFAPYQIAVIDDNVMSLNLFIARPKIRNTPPQQNLKDNLKPFTKFLPPYVKIIFYICANPVRINFADVVIILKIDEQRRQKQLEQRESDAELIKSLMNGKINIDIPFTHGLCLVE; encoded by the coding sequence ATGAAAATATATCAAAATCGCTCGCAACTACTTGAGCAATTAAATCAAATTTGTATTCAAACATTAAAAGAAAAACCACGACTAATAGTAGCACTAACTGGGCTATGTGGTAGTGGCAAAAGCACACTTGGCAAGACAATTCGTAAAAAAGGCTTTGGTAACTTTGCCCCGTACCAAATCGCCGTCATAGATGATAATGTGATGAGCTTAAACCTATTTATTGCGCGCCCTAAAATTCGCAATACCCCCCCCCAACAAAATCTAAAAGATAATCTAAAACCATTTACAAAATTTCTACCTCCATATGTCAAAATAATTTTTTATATCTGTGCAAATCCAGTAAGAATAAACTTTGCTGATGTAGTAATAATCCTTAAAATCGATGAGCAAAGACGCCAAAAACAGCTAGAACAAAGAGAGAGCGATGCAGAGCTAATAAAATCCCTAATGAACGGAAAAATAAATATCGATATACCTTTTACACACGGGCTTTGTTTGGTGGAGTAG
- a CDS encoding flagellin B: MSFRINTNIAAMNAHANSQITDRELTSSLGRLSSGLRIQTAADDASGLVIADSLKSQASSLGQAISNGNDAIGIVQTADKAMDEQIKILDTIKTKAIQAAQDGQNADSRRALQNDISRLLEELDMIATTTSFNGQQLLNGNFSNKNFQIGAYSNETAKVSIGATNSNTIGHTRFETTNNAIFSVISGAFSAGLTVKLSGVDGYPSGYVFQKIEASDLWKDGYKAVADMMNGVSDKTGVKVNVNNTQIFSEAVKAGNVKGLAINGVMIGNIKTQANDADNALTAAINAKKDETGVEASLDNGRLVLAAKDGRAIRIGTFSNSYTALGGRLSGASAGGGSANASLGTVLMGQITFVRQDARDIKVGLNGMSAISGMTAAAITEASIASATYNQASVNLKYMNSGTISATIAKAMGFFNGGASNAGQMTDQAGGVNTYGGAQAMVDVAEAARKSLDKLRADLGSVQNQLVATINNITVTQVNVKSAESQIRDVDFASESANFSKFNILAQSGSYAMSQANAVQQNILRLLQ; this comes from the coding sequence ATGAGCTTTAGAATAAATACTAACATCGCAGCGATGAATGCTCACGCAAACTCACAAATCACAGATAGAGAGCTTACTAGCTCACTTGGTCGCCTAAGCTCAGGTCTTAGAATTCAAACAGCAGCTGATGATGCATCAGGTCTTGTTATTGCTGATTCACTAAAAAGCCAAGCTAGCTCATTAGGTCAAGCTATATCTAATGGTAATGATGCAATTGGTATTGTTCAAACTGCAGATAAAGCTATGGATGAACAGATTAAAATACTTGATACTATTAAAACTAAAGCTATCCAAGCAGCACAAGATGGTCAAAATGCTGATTCTAGAAGAGCTCTTCAAAATGATATTAGCAGACTTCTTGAAGAACTAGATATGATAGCTACTACTACAAGCTTTAATGGCCAACAACTACTAAATGGAAATTTTTCAAACAAAAACTTCCAAATTGGTGCTTATAGCAATGAAACAGCTAAAGTAAGCATAGGTGCTACAAACTCAAATACAATTGGGCATACTAGGTTTGAGACTACAAATAATGCGATATTTTCAGTTATATCTGGAGCTTTTTCAGCAGGTTTAACTGTAAAACTTAGTGGTGTTGATGGATATCCTAGTGGTTATGTGTTCCAAAAAATAGAAGCTAGCGATCTATGGAAAGATGGTTACAAAGCCGTAGCTGATATGATGAATGGTGTATCAGATAAAACTGGTGTAAAAGTAAATGTAAATAATACTCAAATTTTTAGCGAAGCGGTAAAAGCTGGAAATGTTAAAGGCTTAGCAATTAACGGTGTAATGATAGGAAATATTAAAACCCAAGCAAACGATGCCGACAATGCTTTAACTGCAGCAATTAACGCTAAAAAAGATGAAACCGGAGTAGAAGCAAGTCTAGATAACGGTAGATTAGTTTTAGCTGCTAAAGATGGTAGAGCTATAAGAATTGGTACTTTTTCAAACAGCTATACAGCTTTAGGCGGTAGATTGTCAGGTGCTTCTGCAGGTGGTGGTAGTGCAAATGCTTCTCTTGGCACTGTGTTAATGGGTCAAATCACATTTGTTCGCCAAGATGCTAGAGATATTAAAGTGGGTTTAAATGGTATGTCAGCTATTAGTGGTATGACGGCTGCAGCTATTACCGAAGCTTCAATCGCATCGGCTACTTATAATCAAGCTTCAGTGAATTTAAAATATATGAACTCTGGTACAATTAGTGCTACAATTGCTAAAGCAATGGGATTTTTTAATGGCGGAGCCTCTAATGCAGGTCAAATGACAGACCAAGCCGGTGGCGTAAATACTTATGGTGGCGCTCAAGCTATGGTTGATGTAGCTGAAGCAGCTAGAAAAAGTCTAGACAAGCTAAGAGCTGACCTAGGTTCAGTACAAAATCAATTAGTAGCTACTATAAATAATATTACAGTTACTCAAGTAAATGTAAAATCAGCTGAATCTCAAATAAGAGATGTAGACTTTGCTAGTGAGAGTGCAAACTTCTCTAAATTTAACATACTAGCCCAAAGTGGAAGCTATGCTATGAGTCAGGCAAATGCTGTACAACAAAATATATTAAGACTACTACAGTAG
- a CDS encoding phosphatidylglycerophosphatase A family protein, with translation MQKLFVTFFYSGLLRPAPGTWGSLAGSIAGVAIYYYIGLETLFMASILLFLASISVIDSYEAKSGTHDDSSIVIDEVAGVWVAISIALSSWEQFGVDKFGWISVILAFVFFRILDITKPSIIGRLDRNLKGGLGVMSDDMVAGGFAGLITAAVVAILVKFGIIPVW, from the coding sequence ATGCAAAAGTTATTTGTAACATTTTTTTACTCTGGATTACTAAGGCCAGCGCCTGGGACTTGGGGTAGCTTGGCTGGAAGTATAGCAGGCGTGGCGATATATTATTATATCGGGCTTGAGACGCTATTTATGGCTAGTATATTGCTATTTTTGGCTAGTATTAGCGTGATTGACTCTTATGAGGCTAAAAGTGGCACACACGATGATAGCTCTATAGTCATTGATGAGGTTGCTGGTGTGTGGGTGGCAATATCTATAGCTTTATCTAGTTGGGAGCAGTTTGGGGTGGATAAATTTGGCTGGATTAGTGTGATTTTGGCTTTTGTGTTTTTTCGAATTTTAGATATTACTAAGCCTAGTATTATTGGTAGGCTAGATCGCAATCTCAAAGGCGGCCTTGGTGTAATGAGCGATGATATGGTAGCTGGCGGATTTGCTGGGCTTATCACCGCTGCAGTTGTGGCTATTTTGGTTAAATTTGGCATCATACCAGTATGGTAG